One window of the Dongia rigui genome contains the following:
- a CDS encoding M48 family metallopeptidase, with product MSDLAAPPTVPEDTGSRIHGTDFLAAQSENRRNTWLLIVGLILLGGILGYLIGWALEAWSGDAGFETFVTVSPLGVLGAAVLAGIGIVSSGVTLFAGDRVVTVMAGAKEVTADQEPMLHNVVEEMSIAAGLPKPRVMVIESDALNAFATGMRTDAAVIGVTRGLLKTLPRDQLQGVIAHEMGHILNLDTRYMAAVGIMVGLIALVSDMALRSLRVSGRGSSRSGKKGGGAALVILAILIVFAILAPIAAQMVRFAVSRQREFLADATAVQLTRNPLGLMGALRALAGHASGSEIGNRAIQHVFIVNPVKEFASKTNAFLATHPSIDERIERLQNLGKA from the coding sequence ATGAGCGATCTCGCCGCCCCTCCGACGGTCCCAGAAGACACCGGTTCGCGCATTCACGGTACGGATTTTCTGGCGGCACAGTCTGAAAACCGGCGCAATACCTGGCTATTGATCGTCGGCCTCATCCTGCTGGGCGGCATCCTCGGCTATCTGATCGGCTGGGCGCTGGAAGCCTGGAGCGGCGATGCGGGTTTCGAAACATTCGTCACGGTCAGTCCGCTCGGCGTTCTCGGCGCAGCCGTCCTGGCCGGCATCGGGATCGTCTCGAGCGGCGTCACCTTGTTTGCCGGCGACCGCGTCGTCACCGTGATGGCTGGCGCCAAGGAAGTCACGGCCGATCAGGAACCGATGCTGCATAACGTCGTCGAGGAAATGTCCATCGCCGCCGGCCTGCCAAAGCCAAGGGTGATGGTGATCGAGAGCGACGCTCTCAACGCCTTTGCCACCGGCATGCGCACCGATGCCGCCGTGATCGGCGTGACCCGCGGGCTGCTCAAGACCCTACCGCGCGATCAGCTGCAGGGCGTCATCGCCCATGAGATGGGGCATATTCTCAATCTGGATACGCGCTATATGGCGGCCGTCGGCATCATGGTCGGCCTCATCGCGCTGGTTTCCGACATGGCGCTGCGGTCACTCCGCGTCAGCGGCCGCGGCTCGTCCCGCAGCGGCAAGAAGGGCGGCGGGGCGGCACTCGTCATCCTGGCGATCCTGATCGTCTTTGCGATCCTTGCCCCCATCGCCGCGCAGATGGTGCGGTTCGCCGTGTCGCGCCAGCGGGAGTTCCTGGCCGATGCGACCGCGGTGCAGCTGACCCGCAACCCGCTCGGTCTCATGGGGGCGCTGCGTGCCCTCGCCGGTCACGCCTCGGGATCCGAGATCGGCAACCGGGCCATCCAGCACGTCTTCATCGTCAATCCGGTCAAGGAATTTGCCAGCAAAACCAATGCTTTCCTGGCCACTCATCCATCGATCGACGAGCGCATCGAGCGCCTGCAGAATCTCGGCAAGGCATAA
- the mobA gene encoding molybdenum cofactor guanylyltransferase MobA, with translation MPLRSIPGQPTPIPAILLAGGRASRLGGGDKCLRLLGGRPLLDHVIQNLRPQVREMVVNANGDPTRFAKFGLEVVPDEIAGQPGPLAGILAGLDWAASQRPGSEYVLSVSTDCPFLPADLVARLGEAAQAGAHIAIAASNGRRHPVIGLWRVALRKDLRLALGLENLRKVEAFCDRHRTSAVNFPGVVNLPGGAVDPFFNANTPEDLALAEGLLKTPGRG, from the coding sequence ATGCCGCTCCGTTCGATTCCTGGTCAGCCCACGCCGATCCCTGCCATCCTGCTGGCTGGTGGCCGCGCATCACGCCTGGGCGGTGGCGATAAGTGTCTGCGCCTGTTGGGAGGCCGACCCCTCCTCGACCACGTCATTCAGAACCTCCGTCCCCAAGTCCGCGAAATGGTGGTCAACGCCAACGGCGATCCCACCCGCTTTGCCAAGTTCGGCCTGGAGGTCGTGCCGGATGAGATTGCGGGGCAGCCGGGTCCGCTCGCTGGGATTCTGGCCGGCCTGGACTGGGCGGCCAGCCAGCGGCCGGGTTCCGAATACGTCCTCAGCGTGTCGACCGATTGTCCCTTTTTGCCGGCGGATCTGGTAGCGCGGCTGGGAGAGGCCGCCCAAGCCGGTGCCCATATCGCTATTGCCGCCAGCAACGGTCGCAGGCATCCGGTGATCGGCCTGTGGCGGGTCGCCTTGCGCAAGGATCTGCGCCTCGCGTTGGGGCTCGAGAATCTGCGCAAGGTCGAAGCCTTCTGTGATCGCCATCGCACCAGTGCGGTAAATTTCCCGGGCGTCGTGAACCTCCCGGGCGGCGCCGTCGACCCTTTCTTCAATGCCAACACACCCGAAGATCTGGCGCTGGCCGAAGGCCTCCTCAAAACGCCGGGCCGCGGGTGA
- a CDS encoding sugar kinase: MKIAAIGECMVEFAPDGRDGWQMGFAGDTFNTLWTLRGLLPSNVTTDYVSAFGDDEFSRRQLAFFAQHHVGTANSPHIAGGRPGLYAITLDGAERSFTYWRGDSVARRLADDSAALAGSLKDRKLIYFSGITLAILTPTSRRALLAAVTVARAQGSLIAFDPNYRPRLWPDRAIAAAAITEAEHVADIVLPTFDDERSLFDDVDPAATGRRITDLGVRECVVKNGGQAALLCHDGRVAESPARPGVKAVDTSGAGDAFNGGYLAARLQGREPADAAAFAHRVAALAIGVRGALTPFSVLSTARE; the protein is encoded by the coding sequence ATGAAAATTGCCGCCATCGGCGAGTGCATGGTCGAGTTTGCGCCTGACGGCCGGGATGGCTGGCAGATGGGCTTTGCCGGCGACACATTCAATACGCTGTGGACCTTGCGTGGCCTGCTGCCGAGCAACGTCACCACCGATTACGTCTCGGCCTTCGGCGATGACGAGTTCTCGCGCCGGCAACTCGCCTTCTTTGCCCAGCATCACGTCGGCACGGCCAACAGCCCCCATATCGCCGGCGGCCGGCCCGGACTCTACGCCATCACCCTGGACGGGGCGGAACGCAGCTTTACCTATTGGCGCGGCGATTCCGTGGCACGCCGGCTCGCCGACGATAGCGCGGCATTGGCCGGCAGCCTCAAGGACCGCAAGCTCATCTATTTCTCAGGGATCACGCTGGCGATCCTGACGCCCACGTCGCGCCGCGCTCTGCTGGCGGCTGTGACCGTTGCCCGCGCGCAAGGCAGCCTCATCGCCTTCGATCCCAACTACCGCCCGCGCCTGTGGCCGGACCGCGCAATTGCGGCAGCGGCCATCACCGAAGCCGAGCACGTGGCCGATATCGTGCTGCCGACCTTCGATGACGAGCGCAGCCTGTTCGACGATGTGGACCCTGCCGCGACCGGGCGACGGATCACGGATCTCGGCGTGCGCGAATGTGTGGTCAAGAATGGCGGGCAAGCGGCTTTGCTCTGCCACGACGGCCGCGTCGCCGAGAGTCCGGCCCGGCCAGGCGTCAAGGCCGTCGACACGTCCGGCGCCGGCGATGCTTTCAATGGCGGCTACCTTGCTGCACGACTGCAGGGCCGTGAACCTGCCGACGCCGCCGCCTTCGCCCACCGCGTGGCCGCCTTGGCCATTGGTGTTCGCGGCGCGTTGACGCCGTTCTCGGTCCTCAGCACTGCACGCGAATAG
- the recA gene encoding recombinase RecA, with translation MSQNVVRITDRDGKDNMDKNKALDAALSQIERAFGKGSIMRLGSSEQAVETEVVSTGSLGLDIALGIGGLPRGRIVEIYGPESSGKTTLALQVCAEAQKAGGTCAYVDAEHALDPSYATKLGVNVGDLLVSQPDAGEQALEIADTLVRSGAIDILVIDSVAALVPRAELEGEMGDSHVGLHARLMSQALRKLTGSISRSKTMVIFINQIRMKIGVMFGNPETTTGGNALKFYASVRLDIRRIGAIKDKETVVGNQTKVKVVKNKLAPPFRVVEFDIMYGEGISKMGELIDLGVAAGVVEKSGAWFSYSGQRIGQGRENAKSFLRENGAMAKEIEQKIRANAGLVAGAMMDASGEKEVSED, from the coding sequence ATGTCGCAGAACGTCGTGCGGATTACGGACAGGGACGGCAAAGATAATATGGATAAGAACAAGGCATTGGATGCGGCGCTGTCGCAGATTGAGCGCGCCTTCGGCAAGGGCTCGATCATGCGTCTGGGCTCCAGCGAGCAGGCGGTTGAAACCGAAGTTGTTTCAACGGGTTCGCTGGGTCTTGATATCGCGCTGGGCATCGGCGGCCTGCCGCGCGGCCGCATCGTCGAGATTTACGGCCCGGAAAGCTCGGGCAAGACGACCCTGGCTCTCCAAGTCTGCGCCGAGGCCCAGAAAGCCGGTGGTACCTGCGCCTATGTCGATGCCGAACACGCGCTTGACCCCTCTTATGCCACCAAGCTTGGCGTCAATGTCGGCGACCTCTTGGTGTCGCAGCCGGATGCCGGCGAACAGGCGCTGGAAATTGCCGATACGCTGGTGCGCTCCGGCGCCATCGACATCCTGGTGATCGATTCCGTGGCAGCCCTGGTGCCGCGCGCCGAACTCGAAGGCGAAATGGGCGACAGCCATGTCGGCCTCCATGCCCGCCTGATGAGCCAGGCGCTGCGCAAGCTGACCGGTTCGATCAGCCGCTCGAAGACCATGGTCATCTTCATCAACCAGATCCGCATGAAGATCGGCGTCATGTTCGGCAACCCGGAAACGACGACCGGCGGCAACGCGCTGAAGTTCTATGCCTCGGTCCGTCTCGACATCCGCCGCATCGGTGCGATCAAGGACAAGGAAACCGTGGTCGGCAACCAGACCAAGGTGAAGGTGGTCAAGAACAAGCTGGCGCCGCCGTTCCGGGTGGTCGAATTCGACATCATGTATGGCGAAGGCATTTCCAAGATGGGCGAGCTCATCGATCTCGGCGTCGCCGCCGGGGTGGTGGAGAAGTCCGGTGCCTGGTTCTCCTATAGCGGCCAGCGCATCGGCCAGGGTCGCGAGAACGCCAAGTCGTTCCTGCGCGAAAATGGCGCCATGGCCAAGGAAATCGAACAGAAGATCCGCGCCAATGCGGGCCTGGTCGCCGGCGCCATGATGGATGCCAGTGGCGAAAAGGAAGTGTCAGAGGATTAA
- a CDS encoding lysophospholipid acyltransferase family protein, with product MSSLSLTYSSAYDSRLARLSIRAIEILSGQLRLKRLYDLYQAEMDGSTDFWEAAMRLLQLQLDYDAGRLAQLPTTGPLVIIANHPFGLIDGLLIGHLANRVRDDFKVLTNSRLYPPDADIQRYILPIDFDPGPEAQATTLKTRSIARQHLAGGGCLIVFPAGGVATTPTPFARQAVDLDWKPFTARLIHASQATVVPMFFHGQNSRLFQIASHISMTARLAFLLHEVSNKIGGAFRVTIGDVIPYSEIAATRDPLELCRYLRQRTEWLGNPATRPGASGIIG from the coding sequence ATGAGCAGCCTCTCCCTCACCTATTCCAGTGCCTATGATTCGCGCCTGGCGCGCTTGTCGATCCGGGCGATCGAGATCCTCAGCGGCCAGCTGCGCCTGAAGCGTCTTTACGATCTTTACCAGGCGGAGATGGACGGGTCGACCGATTTCTGGGAGGCCGCCATGCGCCTCCTGCAGTTGCAGCTCGATTACGACGCCGGTCGTCTGGCGCAATTGCCGACCACGGGTCCGCTGGTCATCATCGCCAATCATCCGTTCGGCCTGATCGACGGCCTCTTGATCGGCCATCTTGCCAATCGCGTGCGCGACGACTTCAAGGTTCTGACCAATTCCAGGCTCTATCCGCCTGATGCCGATATCCAGCGCTATATCCTGCCCATCGATTTCGATCCTGGCCCCGAAGCACAGGCAACCACATTGAAGACGCGGTCGATCGCGCGACAGCATCTAGCCGGTGGCGGCTGCCTGATCGTGTTTCCGGCCGGCGGTGTCGCCACGACGCCGACGCCGTTCGCGCGCCAGGCCGTCGACCTCGACTGGAAGCCCTTTACCGCGCGCCTCATTCACGCGTCGCAGGCAACCGTCGTGCCGATGTTCTTCCACGGCCAGAACAGCCGCCTCTTCCAGATCGCCAGCCATATCAGTATGACCGCGCGCCTTGCCTTCCTGCTGCACGAAGTGTCGAACAAGATCGGCGGCGCCTTTCGCGTCACCATCGGCGACGTCATCCCTTATTCCGAGATCGCAGCGACCCGCGACCCGCTCGAACTGTGCCGTTACTTACGCCAGCGCACCGAATGGCTCGGCAATCCAGCGACACGGCCCGGGGCCAGCGGCATCATCGGCTGA
- a CDS encoding LemA family protein: MTVLWVLLAVVVIVVVWGILTYNRLVGLKAQVANGWSQIDVQLKRRYDLIPNLVEAAKDYMGYEQETLRQVIEARNSAVKANAGAGLPTSETVAAESALSASVGKFFALSENYPDLKANQTVQQLMEELTSTENKIGFARQFYNDSATNYNTAVLSFPGNLIAGRYDFGQAALWRVAEAERAAVEAAPKVNLR; encoded by the coding sequence ATGACCGTTTTATGGGTGCTGTTGGCTGTCGTCGTCATCGTCGTGGTCTGGGGGATCTTGACCTATAACCGGCTCGTCGGGCTGAAGGCGCAGGTCGCCAATGGCTGGAGCCAGATCGACGTGCAGTTGAAGCGGCGCTACGATCTCATCCCCAATCTGGTCGAGGCCGCCAAGGACTACATGGGCTATGAGCAGGAAACGCTGCGCCAGGTAATCGAGGCACGGAACAGCGCCGTGAAGGCCAATGCCGGGGCCGGCCTGCCGACGTCTGAAACGGTCGCCGCCGAAAGTGCGCTCTCTGCCTCGGTCGGCAAGTTCTTCGCCCTCTCTGAGAATTACCCCGATCTCAAAGCCAATCAGACCGTGCAGCAGCTGATGGAAGAGCTGACCTCGACCGAGAACAAGATCGGTTTTGCCCGCCAGTTCTATAATGATTCTGCGACCAACTATAATACGGCGGTGCTGAGCTTCCCCGGCAATCTGATCGCGGGGCGCTATGACTTCGGCCAAGCTGCTTTGTGGCGCGTCGCCGAAGCCGAGCGCGCTGCGGTCGAAGCCGCGCCGAAAGTGAACCTGCGCTAA
- a CDS encoding aminotransferase class I/II-fold pyridoxal phosphate-dependent enzyme: MNQDRVESLAQFHPFTRLNKLLEGTQPGGGNTPLLLSLGEPQFQPPAFATDAIANAKELWSKYPPTIGNVEFRAAAKAWLVRRYGIEPGFIDADRMIVPVSGTREALFHIALSAVAAGLPKGKAKVLMANPFYHTYAGAAVVAGGEPAFLPAGPETAFLPDPEAVPVSLLQEAAMVYLCSPANPQGSVADAAFWRRWIELARRHDFVIAADECYAEIYTGAPPAGAIEAAQASGSCDNVLVFHSLSKRSSAPGMRSGFVAGDARFISRQAQLINYGGVAVPLPILAASTLLWSDEAHVTENRQRYQASFDLAQKALGPIFGNVKPGGGFFLWLDVGDGEKAAVELWRQAAIKVLPGGYMARVDANGRNPGAPFIRVALVYEPQQLAGALERMAGVLGSFMAAGAEMKMSSGGQ; the protein is encoded by the coding sequence ATGAATCAGGATCGCGTCGAGTCGCTCGCCCAGTTTCACCCTTTCACGCGGCTGAACAAGCTGCTGGAAGGGACCCAGCCCGGGGGTGGCAATACGCCTTTGCTGTTATCGCTCGGCGAGCCGCAATTCCAGCCCCCGGCCTTCGCCACCGACGCCATCGCCAACGCAAAAGAACTGTGGAGCAAGTATCCCCCGACGATCGGCAATGTGGAGTTCCGGGCGGCCGCCAAGGCCTGGCTGGTGCGGCGCTATGGGATCGAGCCCGGCTTCATCGACGCCGATCGCATGATCGTGCCGGTTTCCGGGACGCGCGAGGCGTTGTTCCACATCGCCCTCTCCGCCGTGGCGGCGGGCCTGCCGAAGGGCAAGGCGAAGGTACTGATGGCCAACCCCTTCTACCACACCTATGCCGGTGCGGCGGTCGTGGCCGGCGGCGAACCGGCCTTCCTGCCGGCCGGCCCGGAAACTGCGTTCCTGCCCGATCCCGAGGCCGTGCCCGTGTCGCTGCTCCAGGAAGCGGCGATGGTCTATCTGTGTTCGCCCGCCAATCCGCAAGGGTCGGTTGCCGATGCCGCCTTCTGGCGCCGCTGGATCGAGCTTGCGCGCCGTCATGACTTCGTGATCGCGGCCGATGAATGCTATGCCGAGATCTATACCGGCGCGCCGCCGGCCGGTGCCATCGAGGCGGCGCAAGCCAGCGGCTCATGCGACAATGTGCTGGTCTTTCATTCGCTCTCCAAGCGCTCCAGCGCGCCGGGCATGCGATCAGGTTTCGTGGCCGGCGATGCCAGATTTATTTCGCGCCAGGCGCAACTCATCAATTATGGCGGTGTTGCGGTGCCGCTGCCGATCCTCGCCGCTTCGACCTTGCTGTGGTCCGATGAAGCCCATGTGACTGAAAACCGCCAGCGCTACCAGGCCAGCTTCGATCTGGCGCAGAAGGCTCTGGGGCCGATCTTCGGCAATGTGAAGCCGGGTGGCGGGTTTTTCCTGTGGCTCGACGTGGGCGATGGCGAGAAGGCGGCGGTGGAATTGTGGCGGCAGGCGGCGATCAAGGTGCTGCCGGGCGGCTACATGGCGCGGGTCGATGCCAATGGACGTAATCCCGGTGCGCCGTTCATCCGCGTCGCGCTGGTCTATGAGCCGCAGCAATTGGCGGGGGCGCTGGAGCGGATGGCGGGTGTTCTGGGCAGCTTCATGGCTGCCGGAGCTGAGATGAAGATGTCGAGCGGGGGACAGTAA
- a CDS encoding methyl-accepting chemotaxis protein: MSELSKAARPGKSGHMGLRARVMLSGIAVLLVGILGAGGVAAWMAYDQAKSDAAANLKAIATGTGRQVTGFIQSAVDVAETEARLMEGAKAGQMPRSFIKSLAVSVIRAHPEFVGTTVAFEPNGYDDDAPFAGKKPATDADGNYVPVYVDSMSGDAPEQDETGRFVPYYYNTSDKGVAIVPLIMTIEAGIQGWYIDPLQAKRTMLTPPYIYPVENVDVLMSTISVPMMHEGKAFGIATIDMPLTKVTETLAAIKPMGDGQVLLLSHDGVWAANPDPERIGQPIGKTKDGDFAGEVDLKPMYESYVAGKLTEPVMQMDASGEHFVVFAPISFRGPAEVWTLVLQVPVATVLKDANELIYTLIVIVAVALILGALMFAWLGNRIAKPIVALAKVTSDVSHGNFAAIVTGVERGDELGELARSVEVLKQGQQEKLRLEEEQKLAAERAEVEKRTAMKALADGFERSVKGVVDSVTTSAQQLQKHAQSMSKVAEGATSKIGEASGATDNASGSVDAVAAAAEQLSASISEISRQVASSSDVARTAVGEIGRANDTMKNLVVVSERIGEVVKLITAIAEQTNLLALNATIEAARAGEAGKGFAVVANEVKALASQTTKATEGISVEIQAIQSSTDNVAKAMASVTSTIERIDEISSSIAAAVEEQSAATREISSNAQQASSGTQSVRQNIDGVESAVRSASDTAAGVLNAAEMMAEQAKSLNREVESFIAEVRAS; the protein is encoded by the coding sequence ATGTCTGAGCTGTCAAAGGCAGCCCGGCCGGGAAAGTCTGGCCATATGGGTCTGCGTGCACGCGTCATGCTGTCCGGCATTGCGGTGCTGCTGGTGGGTATTCTAGGTGCCGGTGGCGTTGCGGCTTGGATGGCCTATGACCAAGCCAAGAGCGACGCAGCTGCGAATCTGAAGGCGATCGCGACCGGCACGGGCCGACAGGTGACCGGCTTCATCCAATCCGCCGTTGACGTCGCGGAAACCGAGGCAAGGTTGATGGAGGGTGCCAAGGCAGGCCAGATGCCGCGCAGCTTCATTAAATCGCTGGCCGTTTCGGTCATTCGCGCGCATCCGGAATTTGTGGGTACCACTGTCGCCTTCGAACCTAACGGTTATGATGACGATGCGCCGTTTGCCGGCAAGAAGCCGGCGACGGATGCCGACGGCAATTACGTTCCAGTCTATGTCGACAGCATGAGTGGTGACGCGCCTGAGCAGGATGAAACCGGGCGTTTCGTTCCTTATTACTATAACACCTCCGATAAGGGGGTTGCGATCGTTCCGCTCATTATGACGATCGAGGCGGGGATCCAGGGTTGGTATATCGACCCTCTGCAGGCCAAGCGAACGATGCTGACGCCGCCCTATATCTATCCGGTCGAGAACGTCGACGTGCTGATGTCAACTATCAGCGTACCGATGATGCATGAGGGCAAGGCTTTCGGCATTGCAACGATCGATATGCCGCTCACCAAAGTTACCGAGACACTGGCGGCAATCAAACCGATGGGCGACGGTCAAGTCCTGTTGCTGAGCCATGACGGGGTATGGGCGGCCAATCCCGATCCGGAGCGCATCGGGCAGCCGATCGGCAAGACCAAAGATGGTGATTTTGCCGGCGAGGTCGATCTGAAACCGATGTATGAGTCCTACGTTGCCGGCAAATTGACCGAACCGGTGATGCAAATGGATGCCAGCGGTGAGCATTTCGTGGTTTTTGCTCCGATCAGCTTCCGTGGACCGGCTGAGGTTTGGACGCTCGTGCTGCAAGTGCCGGTGGCAACTGTCCTCAAAGATGCCAATGAACTCATCTACACGCTGATCGTCATTGTTGCTGTGGCACTGATTCTCGGTGCCCTGATGTTCGCCTGGCTCGGGAACCGCATTGCCAAGCCTATCGTCGCGCTGGCCAAAGTCACTTCAGATGTCTCACACGGTAATTTCGCGGCGATCGTGACAGGCGTCGAGCGCGGTGACGAGCTCGGTGAGCTGGCGCGATCGGTCGAGGTTCTGAAACAGGGGCAGCAGGAGAAGCTGCGCCTCGAAGAAGAGCAGAAGCTTGCAGCCGAACGGGCCGAGGTCGAGAAGCGCACCGCGATGAAGGCATTGGCGGACGGTTTCGAACGCTCGGTGAAAGGCGTCGTTGATAGCGTCACGACTTCCGCTCAGCAATTGCAAAAGCACGCCCAGTCGATGTCCAAGGTCGCAGAAGGCGCAACGAGCAAGATCGGCGAGGCTTCTGGCGCCACAGACAATGCCTCGGGCAGTGTCGATGCGGTGGCAGCGGCGGCCGAGCAGCTCTCGGCCTCGATCAGCGAGATCAGCCGCCAGGTTGCAAGTTCGTCGGACGTGGCGCGAACGGCCGTTGGCGAGATCGGACGGGCCAACGACACGATGAAGAACCTGGTCGTCGTCTCGGAGCGGATCGGCGAAGTGGTGAAGCTCATCACTGCCATTGCCGAGCAAACCAACCTCTTGGCGCTCAACGCCACGATCGAGGCGGCGCGGGCAGGCGAAGCCGGCAAGGGCTTTGCCGTCGTCGCCAATGAGGTGAAGGCCCTGGCCAGCCAGACGACCAAGGCGACGGAAGGTATTTCGGTCGAAATCCAGGCGATCCAGAGTTCGACTGACAACGTGGCAAAGGCCATGGCGAGCGTCACCAGCACGATCGAGCGTATCGATGAGATTTCAAGCTCGATCGCCGCGGCGGTCGAGGAACAATCGGCAGCGACGCGGGAGATCTCGTCGAACGCCCAACAGGCGTCCAGCGGCACGCAATCCGTGCGGCAGAATATCGACGGTGTCGAAAGTGCCGTGCGCTCGGCTAGCGATACCGCTGCAGGGGTCCTCAATGCCGCCGAGATGATGGCGGAACAGGCGAAATCTCTCAACCGCGAGGTCGAGAGTTTCATCGCCGAAGTTCGCGCCAGCTAA
- a CDS encoding NAD(P)/FAD-dependent oxidoreductase, whose product MKTDPYWWEAAPRPALTATDLPRDIDVAIVGSGYTGLIAALKLAEAGRSVAVFDSNAIGSGASSRNSGFVGRTLKYSFGDLVKAKGLDHAIATYQEMQAAFQAVADTVAEYAIDCAFKVHGRLVLAETARQFEDIKREYELRHRHLGSPFDILGRDALPREIGSPRYVGGVVLPDLASIHPGLYHAGLLRAVVPRGIQLHPFTRVSGIGRDSAGFKIATDRGHLQARDVILATNGYTDGLLPWLQRRLIPFDAWQMATEELPQGLIDQLLPHDRTYIDSFMNVDAIRRAPDGNRILYTGKTGTRSDQATMAKRLMRELQATFPDLKGVGVSHSWTGRCAATFDLLPHLGTHEGIHFAVGYCFAGLPMGSHFGRLLAQRILAPGSVKSVFADRPFKTVPFYQGNNWFVPWMMRYYDLKEGKRHAA is encoded by the coding sequence ATGAAGACCGATCCTTATTGGTGGGAAGCGGCACCGCGGCCGGCGTTGACGGCAACGGATCTGCCGAGAGATATCGATGTGGCCATTGTCGGCTCCGGCTATACCGGGCTGATTGCGGCACTCAAACTGGCGGAGGCCGGCCGCTCCGTGGCGGTCTTCGACAGCAACGCCATCGGCTCCGGCGCCTCCAGCCGTAATTCCGGTTTCGTCGGTCGTACCCTCAAATATTCCTTCGGCGATCTGGTGAAGGCCAAGGGCCTCGACCACGCGATCGCGACCTATCAGGAGATGCAGGCAGCCTTTCAGGCCGTCGCCGACACGGTGGCCGAATATGCCATCGACTGCGCCTTCAAGGTGCATGGTCGCTTGGTCCTGGCGGAGACCGCGCGCCAGTTCGAAGATATCAAGCGCGAATATGAACTGCGCCATCGGCATCTCGGTTCGCCTTTCGATATCCTTGGCCGCGATGCCTTGCCAAGGGAGATCGGCAGCCCGCGCTATGTCGGTGGTGTCGTTCTGCCGGATCTGGCGTCGATCCATCCGGGCCTTTATCACGCCGGATTGCTGCGTGCGGTGGTCCCGCGCGGCATTCAGTTGCATCCCTTTACCCGGGTGAGCGGCATTGGTCGGGACAGCGCGGGCTTCAAAATCGCCACGGATCGGGGTCATCTGCAGGCACGGGACGTGATCCTGGCGACCAATGGCTATACCGACGGCCTGCTGCCTTGGCTGCAGCGTCGGCTTATTCCCTTCGATGCCTGGCAGATGGCAACCGAGGAATTGCCGCAAGGGTTGATCGATCAGCTGCTGCCCCATGACCGGACCTATATCGACAGCTTCATGAATGTCGATGCGATCCGGCGGGCGCCAGATGGCAATCGCATCCTCTATACCGGCAAGACCGGCACCCGCAGCGATCAAGCAACCATGGCAAAGCGCCTGATGCGGGAATTGCAGGCGACGTTCCCCGACCTCAAAGGCGTTGGCGTCTCGCATAGCTGGACCGGGCGCTGTGCTGCCACGTTCGATCTGCTGCCGCATCTGGGGACCCATGAAGGTATTCACTTTGCCGTCGGCTATTGCTTTGCCGGGCTGCCGATGGGCTCGCATTTCGGGCGATTGCTGGCACAGCGGATCCTGGCGCCGGGTTCGGTCAAATCGGTCTTTGCCGACCGGCCGTTCAAGACGGTGCCGTTCTACCAGGGCAACAACTGGTTCGTGCCCTGGATGATGCGGTATTACGATTTGAAGGAAGGGAAGCGGCACGCCGCCTGA
- a CDS encoding 3-hydroxyacyl-CoA dehydrogenase family protein — translation MGAERIAVIGNGIIGHGVAQVFAAAGHPVQMIGRNQASLDTALGKIKASLAEFVANDLMTSMEATAAIGRIATGTTLDATRDAAMVIEAVTEDLPLKLKIFGELDALCRPETILASSSGQPASALIANVKRPARVIATHFWYPPQLIPLVEICGGPYCAPDVVARTVALVRGTGKEPVVIEKEVKGFIGNRLQFALLREAWALWADGIASAEAIDAVVKASFGRRIDITGPIESADIGGLATMVSFGNSLIPDLSTAPQAPEKVDALLKTDGMPGIYDWQKRDAAALRAKRMTELFRWLKADRAAKDAK, via the coding sequence ATGGGGGCGGAACGCATTGCCGTGATCGGCAACGGCATCATCGGACATGGCGTGGCACAGGTCTTTGCCGCCGCTGGTCATCCGGTCCAGATGATCGGCCGCAACCAGGCAAGCCTCGATACAGCGCTTGGCAAGATAAAGGCCAGTCTCGCCGAGTTCGTCGCCAATGATCTGATGACAAGCATGGAAGCGACGGCCGCGATCGGGCGCATCGCCACCGGCACGACGTTGGACGCCACCCGCGATGCCGCCATGGTGATCGAGGCGGTCACCGAGGACTTGCCGCTGAAACTGAAGATCTTCGGCGAGCTCGATGCGCTGTGCCGGCCAGAGACGATCCTTGCTTCCTCCAGCGGTCAGCCGGCCAGCGCACTGATCGCCAATGTCAAACGCCCTGCGCGCGTGATCGCCACGCATTTCTGGTATCCGCCGCAGCTCATTCCTCTGGTTGAAATCTGCGGCGGTCCTTACTGCGCCCCGGATGTTGTCGCGCGCACGGTGGCGCTGGTGCGCGGTACCGGCAAGGAACCGGTCGTCATCGAGAAGGAGGTCAAAGGCTTCATCGGCAACCGCCTGCAATTTGCACTGCTGCGCGAAGCCTGGGCGCTCTGGGCCGATGGCATCGCCTCGGCGGAAGCAATCGATGCCGTGGTAAAGGCATCGTTCGGTCGCCGCATCGACATCACCGGTCCGATTGAATCGGCCGATATCGGCGGTTTGGCCACGATGGTGAGCTTCGGCAACTCGCTTATCCCGGATCTGTCGACGGCGCCCCAGGCGCCGGAGAAAGTCGACGCATTGCTGAAGACTGACGGCATGCCGGGAATCTATGACTGGCAGAAGCGAGACGCCGCCGCCTTGCGGGCCAAGCGCATGACGGAGCTCTTCCGCTGGCTGAAGGCCGACCGGGCGGCCAAAGACGCAAAATGA